The Apis mellifera strain DH4 linkage group LG8, Amel_HAv3.1, whole genome shotgun sequence genome contains a region encoding:
- the LOC552498 gene encoding DNA repair protein complementing XP-C cells homolog, whose translation MNGLSEDDSDSSNEYLIDPNKINLNSNFFTKKKSNVGITINKDDTENESTDNEEFENVTHLDNIELFTQVLKNLENSQKLELNNKNIEKEQSHLNYLTKKNEEEIQKVKEIKITSSNEINELLLQGESNVSLSCKNTTENIAKNEEDAESSNEYTIPKDGVKIILPNTNLIINKRKKGKQDLKAILRKRLKESQILIEKVGLLCWLAYGFYLNRQINLPEILTGVLSLISESNYPKNRIDLSYLEKFTRWFKHIFIFESVESNANKKIDKETLLKIVKEKKISNYKELVLLYIATLRALGLNCRLVISLCPPHRIFSNSPLFKSDVKNEEIKSKNISNKIKQQNSKKKKGKKESSDKTNVVQNSPEAKKNKNAESRKRAAEILQNNNKKSKFDTNQDFKIKNKSIQKLNSKITEKKDELKSVENEKNISNLKQLRSRKIHINSKDNEKNKEIKSTDSISKTDGTKSKYYIKESSTDSETEFQPKIKRITRKSLNNTNKKEASQSSLNIKKNNRKLISSDSEDEEINNTRNRQDIWAEIYLDSEESWICVNIMDEKIHCITEIYKKTTKPVLYVVAWNSENLIKDVSRRYCPHWLTVTYKQRIDEKWWLETLSYWKEKDTAISKAEDEMLLQKELEQPLPKTISECKGHPLYVIQKHLLKFEALYPPDCVPLGYTSTGCAIYSRHCVHTLYSRETWYRKARIVKSDQEPYKIVTARPKYDKLSGTKIKNSPLELFGKWQTMEYEPPVAKDGIVPRNEYGNVDLFQPSMLPKGTVHINLPGLYRIARKLNIDCAPAVVGFNFGSMGATPAMEGYVVCIEYEDILREAWEVEQAEAVKRTKEKKDKRVYGNWKRLIQGLFIKERLAAKYEFSEEKKLITNKQTKQKENRRKEN comes from the exons atgaatGGATTATCAGAAGATGACTCTGATAGTAGTAATGAGTATCTGATTgatccaaataaaattaatttaaattccaatttcttcacaaaaaagaaatcaaatgttgggataactataaataaagatgATACTGAAAATGAAAGTACTGATAACGAGGAATTTGAAAATGTCACTCATTTGGATAATATCGAACTATTCActcaagttttaaaaaatttagaaaattcacAAAAACTTGAgctcaataataaaaacatcgaAAAAGAACAAtcacatttaaattatctcacaaaaaaaaatgaagaagagatacaaaaagtaaaagaaataaaaatcacatcatcaaatgaaataaatgaacttTTGCTTCAAGGTGAGAGTAATGTAAGTTTATCCTGTAAAAATACTACTGAAAACATAgcaaaaaatgaagaagatgcAGAATCTTCTAATGAATATACCATCCCAAAAGATGgtgtaaagattattttaccaaatactaatttaataataaataaaagaaagaaaggcaaGCAAGATTTGAAAGCAATTTTGAGAAAACGATTAAAAGAAAGTCAGATATTGATAGAGAAAGTAGGATTGCTCTGTTGGTTAGCTTATGGATTTTATTTGAATCgtcaaataaatttacctGAAATACTGACAGgtgtattatcattaatttctgaatctaattatccaaaaaatagaattgatctatcatatttagaaaaatttacaagatggtttaaacatatatttatatttgaatctgTTGAAAGCaatgctaataaaaaaattgataaagaaactttattaaaaatagtgaaggaaaaaaaaatttctaattataaagaaCTAGTATTACTATATATTGCTACATTAAGAGCTTTAGGTTTAAATTGCAGATTAGTTATTTCTCTTTGTCCTCCTCATCGAATTTTTAGTAATAGTCCATTATTTAAATCCGatgtaaaaaatgaagaaattaaatcaaaaaatatatctaataaaatcaaacaacaaaattcaaagaaaaagaagggaaaaaaagaatcttctgACAAAACAAATGTAGTTCAAAATAGTccagaagcaaaaaaaaataaaaatgcagaATCTAGAAAAAGGGCAGCTGagattttgcaaaataataataaaaaatctaaatttgatACTAATcaagatttcaaaattaaaaataaatcaattcaaaaattaaattctaaaatcacagaaaagaaagatgaattaaaatcggttgaaaatgaaaaaaatatatccaatttaaaacaattaagatcacgtaaaattcatattaattctaaagataatgaaaaaaataaagaaataaaatctacaGATTCGATTTCAAAAACTGATGgtacaaaatcaaaatattatataaaagaaagttcCACGGATTCTGAAACAGAATTTCAACCaaaaataaaacgtataacaagaaaaagtttaaataatactaataagaAAGAAGCATCACAAAgttctttgaatattaaaaaaaataatagaaaattaatatcttctgACAGtgaagatgaagaaataaataatacaagaaaTAGACAAGATATTTGGgctgaaatatatttagattcagAAGAAAGTTGGATTTGTGTAAATATAATggatgaaaaaattcattgcataactgaaatatat aaaaaaacaacaaaaccTGTATTATATGTAGTTGCATggaattctgaaaatttaataaaagatgtgTCTAGACGCTATTGTCCACATTGGCTTACAGTCACATATAAACAacgaattgatgaaaaatggTGGCTTGAAACCTTATCTTATTGGAAAGAGAAGGATACTGCTATTTCTAAAGCTGAAGATGAAATGCTATTACAaaa AGAATTAGAACAACCATTGCCTAAAACAATTAGTGAATGTAAAGGGCATCCATTGTATGTCATTCAAAAACATTTACTTAAATTTGAAGCATTATATCCTCCTGATTGTGTACCTTTAGGATATACTTCTACAGGTTGTGCCATTTACTCTCGTCATTGTGTACATACTCTTTATTCTAGGGAAACTTGGTATAGAAAAGCTAGAATTGTAAAATCAGATCAAGAACCTTATAAAATAGTTACAGCTCGTCCAAAATatgataaa CTTTCaggaacaaaaattaaaaactcacCATTAGAATTATTTGGTAAATGGCAAACTATGGAATATGAACCTCCAGTAGCTAAGGATGGTATTGTTCCTCGAAATGAATATGGAAATGTAGATTTATTTCAACCATCCATGCTTCCAAAAGGCACTGTTCACATAAATC ttcCAGGTTTATATCGAATCGCTCGAAAACTTAATATCGATTGTGCACCTGCTGTAGTAGGTTTTAATTTTGGATCTATGGGTGCAACACCTGCAATGGAAGGTTACGTCGTTTGCATTGAATACGAAGATATATTGCGAGAAGCTTGGGAAGTTGAACAAGCTGAAGCAGTTAAACGAaccaaagaaaagaaagacaaaCGAGTTTatggaaattggaaaagatTGATTCAAGGTTTGTTCATAAAAGAACGACTAGCagcaaaatatgaattttcagaagaaaaaaaattaataactaataaacagacaaaacaaaaagaaaataggcgtaaagaaaattaa
- the LOC102655689 gene encoding uncharacterized protein LOC102655689: protein MDQEYYSTLYKWFEKCGVISNVRTHLRQNLINALKSKDIFLKSEGPKSAKQYVYDLLIAEYLFNHNYAYTLSVFASEAPLLINFSNKTVQRPDGNEEDNNEKLQSDYILHALETLGINPCDSKGQYVISHYIESDMPLLLCILKCITMFSYNIHNDIPIKEKISLCNESTQTEFSWQAHSLYIEKLIALKKKINVHKQMVNNKLREKEMILKQQTLFIEQQFEALNIKLHQIQNVMHNISLKEKLLKEKSQTNEKQILQREMELALKERLLLQKTDRLHKEQNNKKKEQDVRKTQEQKGVQTELQVESFNHFLKNIEVQTDFINNMQQEHKIEILTKEKEELNALIQDQQLKIEQITQRALQLSRQIEGIRSLRSTNIEIPTQTVNINTIISESSSTEDILQDAKLRLKRLEEESLKADQYYYNFINNSP from the exons atggatcaagaatattattctacattgtataaatg gtTTGAAAAATGTGGTGTAATATCAAATGTAAGAACACATCTtcgtcaaaatttaataaatgcattaaaaagtaaagatatttttttaaaaagtgaagGTCCCAAATCTGCAAAACAGTACGTTTATGATTTACTAATagcagaatatttatttaatcacaaTTATGCATATACTCTATCAGTATTTGCTAGTGAAGCACcactgttaattaatttttctaataagacAGTTCAAAGACCTGATGGTAATGAAGaggataataatgaaaaattacaaagtgattatatattacatgctTTGGAAACATTAGGTATTAATCCTTGTGATTCTAAAGGGCAATATGTTATATCACATTATATAGAAAGTGATATGCCTCTTCTTTTAtgcatattaaaatgtataactatgttttcttataatatacataatgatataccaataaaagaaaaaatatctctttgtAATGAGTCTACGCAAACTGAATTTTCTTGGCAAGCtcatagtttatatatagaaaaattaattgcattaaaaaaaaaaataaatgtgcaTAAGCAAATGGTTAATAATAAGCTacgtgaaaaagaaatgatattaaaacaacaaacattatttattgagCAACAATTTGAagcattgaatataaaattgcatcAAATTCAa AATGTCATGcataatataagtttaaaagaaaaactattaaaagaaaaaagtcaaACTaacgaaaaacaaattttacaaagagaaatggaattagcattgaaagaaagattattgtTGCAAAAGACAGATag attacaCAAAGagcaaaataacaaaaaaaaagaacaagatgTGAGAAAAACGCAAGAACAAAAAGGAGTACAGACAGAACTTCAAGTTGaatcatttaatcattttttaaaaaatatagaagtaCAAACggattttataaacaatatgcAACAAGAACATAAAATTGAGATCCTTactaaagaaaaggaagaattaaATGCCCTTATTCAAgatcaacaattaaaaatagagcAGATAACGCAACGGGCTCTTCAGTTGTCTCGACAAATAGAAGGAATACGTTCATTGAGATCAACTAATATAGAAATTCCAACACAAactgttaatataaatacaattattagtGAGAGTAGTTCAACAGAAGATATTCTTCAAGATGCAAAATTGAGGCTTAAACGTCtagaagaagaaagtttaaaagcagatcaatattattataattttatcaataattcaccataa